A window of the Pseudomonas sp. B21_DOA genome harbors these coding sequences:
- the pyrF gene encoding orotidine-5'-phosphate decarboxylase encodes MSACQTPIIVALDFPTRDAALKLADQLDPKLCRVKVGKELFTSCAAEIVGTLRDKGFEVFLDLKFHDIPNTTAMAVKAAAEMGVWMVNVHCSGGLRMMAACREVLDKRSGPQPLLIGVTVLTSMEREDLAGIGLDIEPQEQVLRLAALAEKAGMDGLVCSALEASALKTAHPSLQLVTPGIRPAGSAQDDQRRILTPRQALDAGSDYLVIGRPISQAADPAQALAAVVAEIA; translated from the coding sequence ATGTCCGCCTGCCAGACTCCTATCATCGTCGCCCTGGATTTCCCCACCCGTGACGCCGCACTGAAGCTGGCCGACCAGTTGGACCCGAAACTGTGCCGGGTCAAAGTGGGCAAGGAACTGTTCACCAGTTGCGCGGCGGAAATCGTCGGCACCCTGCGTGACAAGGGTTTTGAAGTGTTTCTGGACCTGAAATTCCACGACATCCCCAACACCACCGCGATGGCCGTGAAAGCCGCTGCCGAGATGGGTGTGTGGATGGTCAACGTGCACTGCTCCGGTGGCCTGCGCATGATGGCGGCCTGCCGTGAAGTGCTGGACAAGCGCAGTGGTCCGCAACCGTTGTTGATTGGTGTGACCGTGCTGACCAGCATGGAGCGCGAGGATCTGGCCGGTATCGGCCTGGATATCGAGCCGCAGGAACAAGTGCTGCGTCTGGCGGCGCTGGCCGAGAAGGCCGGGATGGACGGTCTGGTGTGTTCGGCGCTGGAAGCGTCGGCGCTGAAAACCGCGCACCCGTCGCTGCAACTGGTGACCCCGGGGATTCGCCCGGCGGGCAGCGCGCAAGATGATCAACGGCGCATTCTGACCCCACGTCAGGCGCTGGATGCCGGTTCCGATTACCTGGTGATCGGCCGTCCGATCAGCCAGGCGGCAGATCCGGCGCAGGCGTTGGCGGCGGTGGTAGCCGAAATCGCCTGA